One Thermincola ferriacetica DNA segment encodes these proteins:
- a CDS encoding diacylglycerol kinase family protein, whose amino-acid sequence MREILRLMQALQYALEGLVYLVKEQKNTRLLMVIMALTLIICPLLGFSGFQTAVVFLAVTITAVAEIINTAIEITLDLICNGKFHPRVKIAKDTASCAVLFCVFASVVVFLIILAQNIFA is encoded by the coding sequence GTGAGGGAAATACTTAGGTTAATGCAGGCTCTGCAGTATGCCCTGGAAGGGTTGGTTTACCTGGTTAAGGAACAGAAAAACACCCGCCTTTTAATGGTTATAATGGCTTTAACCCTGATAATTTGCCCTTTGTTGGGTTTTTCGGGTTTCCAGACAGCAGTAGTCTTTCTAGCCGTCACCATAACAGCCGTTGCCGAAATAATTAATACTGCCATCGAAATCACCCTGGACCTTATCTGCAACGGCAAATTTCACCCCAGAGTAAAAATCGCCAAAGACACGGCCAGTTGCGCTGTCTTATTCTGTGTCTTCGCTTCTGTAGTTGTTTTCCTGATTATTCTTGCCCAAAACATATTCGCTTAA
- the nagA gene encoding N-acetylglucosamine-6-phosphate deacetylase has protein sequence MANTASAQQATVLYGNIVDPMDGVQEGFVSFAEGKITGRGPGFSPAGVAKSQVIAFADGFICPGFIDLHVHGGGGADFADGKEESFRTVAEFHASGGTTSLLATLVPLERGKLTECVKSLGGFIKKQDGYGACVLGVHLEGPFVNRAWKGALDDRFITEPDEQYFQTLNRMAAGSLRLITLAPEMAGAARVVREAASSGVLVFAGHTEADHMMLKQSMQWGVRGITHFYNAMAGFHHRKPGTVGGGLLLENLHLSIIPEIHHVDPLAFRLAYELKGPELITVITDCISAGGMKDGTYPLGSMEVVVENNTARLLTGALAGSAITMLEGIKYLVEQVRLTVEEAVGMASLNPARLLGLANKKGSLLPGFDADITVFDKKFRPLMTIVGGKIVYSA, from the coding sequence ATGGCAAATACAGCGAGTGCTCAACAGGCAACTGTATTATACGGTAACATAGTAGATCCTATGGACGGTGTGCAAGAGGGGTTTGTTTCTTTTGCCGAAGGGAAAATTACCGGCCGCGGACCGGGGTTCTCACCGGCAGGCGTTGCAAAGAGTCAGGTCATTGCCTTTGCTGACGGGTTCATCTGCCCCGGGTTCATAGATTTGCATGTACATGGCGGGGGCGGAGCTGATTTTGCTGACGGAAAAGAGGAATCCTTCCGCACTGTGGCGGAATTTCACGCCAGCGGCGGAACCACTTCTTTATTGGCTACCCTGGTTCCCCTGGAGCGAGGGAAGCTGACTGAATGTGTCAAAAGTTTGGGCGGGTTTATTAAAAAACAGGACGGCTATGGAGCCTGTGTCCTGGGCGTACACCTGGAAGGACCTTTTGTAAACCGGGCCTGGAAAGGGGCATTGGACGACAGGTTTATTACCGAGCCTGATGAGCAGTATTTTCAAACTTTAAACCGGATGGCCGCCGGTAGCTTACGGTTGATTACTCTTGCTCCGGAAATGGCCGGAGCTGCAAGGGTGGTCCGGGAAGCCGCCAGCAGTGGAGTCCTTGTTTTTGCAGGTCATACGGAAGCTGATCACATGATGTTAAAACAGTCAATGCAGTGGGGGGTTAGGGGTATCACCCACTTTTACAATGCTATGGCGGGATTTCACCACCGCAAACCCGGGACTGTGGGTGGAGGGCTGTTATTGGAAAACCTGCACCTGAGTATCATACCGGAAATCCACCATGTGGACCCGCTGGCTTTTCGCCTGGCTTATGAATTAAAGGGACCGGAATTAATTACGGTCATTACCGATTGTATTAGCGCAGGAGGCATGAAGGACGGAACTTATCCGTTGGGCAGCATGGAAGTGGTGGTAGAAAACAATACAGCCAGGCTGCTGACAGGGGCTTTGGCAGGCAGCGCCATTACTATGCTTGAAGGAATAAAGTATTTGGTTGAGCAGGTGCGTTTAACTGTCGAGGAAGCGGTGGGCATGGCTTCCCTGAATCCTGCCCGGCTGCTGGGATTGGCCAACAAAAAAGGAAGCCTGTTACCTGGCTTCGATGCAGATATAACTGTATTTGACAAAAAGTTTCGCCCGCTGATGACGATAGTTGGTGGGAAGATTGTTTACTCTGCTTAA
- the sfsA gene encoding DNA/RNA nuclease SfsA, whose translation MRLPALVEGIFLQRTSRFSALVLVHEKKEKVYVPNSGRMQELLTAGGRVYLAESLKAERTTKYDLLLVDFHGTLVSVDSRVPNLIIMEALKKGNLPFWQGQELTDLKKEVTFGKSRFDFKVSVDAGRGRWEETFIEAKSVTLVKGNTAMFPDAPTERGSKHLQELVQAVRQGLRGMVIFVVQRPDAETFAPNAETDPVFAENLQLAAECGVELHAFRCVVQKTQIVLGREIPVLGG comes from the coding sequence TTGCGTCTGCCGGCTTTAGTTGAAGGTATTTTTTTGCAGAGAACCAGCAGGTTCAGCGCCCTGGTTCTGGTGCACGAAAAAAAGGAAAAGGTATATGTTCCTAATTCGGGCCGGATGCAGGAACTGCTCACGGCTGGGGGACGGGTATACCTGGCGGAGAGTCTTAAAGCGGAAAGGACTACTAAATATGATTTGCTGCTGGTGGATTTTCACGGGACTTTGGTATCGGTTGATTCCAGGGTCCCGAATTTAATCATTATGGAGGCTTTAAAAAAAGGCAACCTGCCTTTTTGGCAGGGCCAAGAATTGACGGACCTAAAAAAAGAAGTAACCTTCGGGAAAAGCCGCTTTGACTTTAAAGTTTCTGTTGATGCAGGCAGGGGCAGGTGGGAAGAAACCTTTATTGAAGCAAAGTCTGTTACCCTGGTTAAAGGTAATACGGCCATGTTTCCCGATGCTCCTACCGAACGGGGCTCCAAACACCTGCAAGAATTAGTTCAGGCGGTACGGCAGGGATTAAGAGGTATGGTAATTTTTGTAGTGCAAAGGCCTGATGCGGAAACATTTGCCCCCAATGCCGAGACAGACCCCGTTTTTGCCGAAAACTTGCAATTGGCTGCCGAGTGCGGTGTTGAGTTGCACGCCTTCAGGTGTGTGGTGCAAAAGACACAAATAGTTTTGGGAAGGGAAATCCCCGTTTTGGGAGGTTAG
- a CDS encoding YdcF family protein, whose translation MVNIFRNLVITLFTGFLILLYTPLIQYAASPLIVKDPLQKADAIVVLSGGWKAKGVLGTSTLERYQYGIKLFQKKFAPVIIFSGGNLLGRPAEADAMADMALSAGFPYEAVISENASASTYENVLFTTKILQEKRLKSIILVTSPYHTYRAKKMFEDKQVKVTAAPVPNGEFEKANGLERLKLAKNIVLEYGKLLVYEVFKI comes from the coding sequence ATGGTGAATATTTTCAGAAACCTGGTCATCACTTTATTTACCGGCTTTTTAATCTTGCTTTATACCCCCCTTATCCAATATGCCGCTTCTCCACTTATCGTAAAGGACCCGCTCCAAAAAGCCGATGCCATAGTGGTGCTGAGTGGAGGCTGGAAAGCAAAAGGGGTACTCGGCACGAGTACCCTTGAACGTTATCAGTATGGCATTAAACTATTTCAGAAAAAATTTGCTCCAGTTATAATATTCTCCGGCGGTAATCTGCTTGGCAGGCCCGCGGAAGCCGATGCTATGGCAGATATGGCTTTATCGGCCGGCTTCCCTTACGAAGCTGTTATTTCTGAAAATGCCAGCGCATCAACCTATGAAAACGTTCTGTTTACAACAAAAATATTGCAGGAAAAGCGCCTCAAATCAATTATTTTGGTCACTTCACCATACCATACTTACCGGGCCAAAAAAATGTTTGAGGATAAGCAAGTCAAAGTAACCGCCGCCCCTGTTCCCAACGGCGAATTTGAGAAAGCCAATGGCCTGGAGCGGCTCAAACTCGCCAAAAACATCGTACTGGAATACGGTAAACTGCTGGTTTACGAAGTATTCAAAATATAG
- a CDS encoding sugar phosphate nucleotidyltransferase, with translation MKAVIMAGGQGSRLRPLTCNKPKPMVPVLNKPVMEYAIELLRKHGITEIAVTLQYLPDKIKEYFGDGLRYGVQLHYFEETIPLGTAGSVRNAAEFLDETFLVISGDGITDYDLTKAVAYHKEKKGIVTLVLAKVANPLEYGVVMCDDSGKIIRFLEKPSWGEVFSDTVNTGIYVIEPEIFNYFDKDIFFDFSKDLFPLLMEKGRELYGYIATGYWSDIGSLEQYRQTHFDLLDGLVNVPLKVRMVEDGLWIGENTEIHPGVKFTGRPVYIGDNCYIDQDVELGEYTIIGNNNTIRNKASIKRSILWDYNYIDQNVELRGAVVCHHNRVQSNTSVFEGAVIGDDCFLGNRVMIKPQVKLWPEKIVEDNSVVNTSLIWSDVYRRNLFAYNGISGIVNVEVTPDMAVKLALAYGASIPVNTRVVVGSDYHSASQVMKKAIKAGLLAAGITVHDIGICRTPVSRFAVKQLAAKGGLHIRMLPPVANHKILIEILDENGINIGKDVERKIENAFYQEDFRRAIPRQLGEIRYMTGLCDGYIDTMLQSVAVEQIRARRYKVLLAYDSKNTNCSLPEVLEKLGCRLTTVHFEDYSPESLSSLVLQNSMDLAIYLNSNADLAVFISDDGQVITDENLLCLWTYIVFKSGQSRMLGVPITAPSIIERIAEQYNGEIVRTRANPRAMMEVTKDSLFQPYFDGVYMGIKLIEFLAMQNKKLSEVLRAIPQPHLHKQLVQCPWGAKGTVMRRLIEEIKGEQVELIDGIKIYHKNGWALILPDHEEPVFRVLSEANNDKTAEEIAATYAHKIENYRSAI, from the coding sequence ATGAAAGCTGTTATTATGGCTGGGGGGCAGGGCTCGCGGCTGAGGCCGCTGACCTGCAACAAACCAAAACCGATGGTGCCGGTACTGAACAAGCCGGTGATGGAGTATGCCATCGAATTACTAAGGAAGCACGGGATTACGGAGATAGCCGTCACACTGCAATACCTGCCGGATAAAATCAAAGAATATTTTGGCGATGGTTTACGATACGGAGTTCAATTGCATTACTTTGAGGAGACCATTCCGCTGGGAACGGCAGGAAGCGTGAGAAATGCCGCTGAATTTCTTGACGAAACCTTTTTGGTTATCAGCGGCGACGGTATAACTGATTATGACTTGACCAAAGCTGTTGCTTACCATAAAGAGAAAAAGGGCATCGTCACCCTGGTCCTGGCTAAGGTGGCAAACCCTCTGGAATACGGGGTAGTAATGTGCGATGATAGTGGGAAAATAATCCGCTTCCTGGAAAAACCCAGTTGGGGGGAAGTATTCAGTGACACGGTAAACACAGGAATTTATGTCATTGAGCCGGAAATTTTCAATTACTTTGATAAAGATATTTTCTTTGACTTCAGTAAAGACCTGTTTCCGCTGTTGATGGAAAAAGGCAGAGAACTTTATGGGTATATTGCCACGGGTTACTGGTCAGATATAGGAAGTCTGGAACAGTACCGGCAGACTCATTTCGATTTGCTGGACGGTCTGGTAAATGTGCCGCTGAAAGTGCGCATGGTGGAAGATGGTTTATGGATCGGTGAAAACACGGAAATCCATCCTGGCGTAAAATTTACCGGGCGCCCAGTTTATATAGGCGATAACTGTTATATAGACCAGGATGTGGAACTGGGAGAGTATACCATAATCGGAAACAATAATACTATTAGGAATAAAGCTTCTATCAAAAGAAGTATTCTTTGGGATTACAATTATATTGACCAAAATGTGGAACTCAGAGGCGCGGTAGTATGCCATCATAACAGGGTGCAGTCCAACACCTCAGTATTTGAAGGGGCAGTGATTGGAGACGATTGTTTCCTGGGTAACAGGGTCATGATTAAACCCCAGGTGAAATTATGGCCGGAAAAAATTGTGGAAGACAACTCGGTGGTAAATACTTCATTGATTTGGAGTGACGTATACAGACGTAACCTGTTTGCGTACAACGGCATCAGCGGTATTGTTAACGTTGAGGTTACACCGGATATGGCAGTTAAACTGGCTTTAGCTTACGGGGCGTCCATACCGGTGAACACCAGGGTAGTCGTAGGGTCAGATTATCACTCGGCTTCACAGGTTATGAAGAAGGCCATTAAAGCCGGTCTCCTGGCTGCAGGGATTACAGTGCATGATATCGGCATCTGCCGGACGCCGGTCAGTAGGTTTGCCGTTAAGCAATTGGCGGCCAAAGGAGGATTGCATATCCGGATGCTCCCGCCCGTTGCCAACCATAAAATTCTTATAGAAATCCTGGACGAAAACGGCATCAATATCGGCAAGGATGTTGAGCGGAAAATCGAAAATGCTTTTTACCAGGAAGATTTCCGCCGGGCAATTCCCCGACAGTTAGGGGAAATAAGATACATGACCGGATTGTGCGACGGTTACATAGATACAATGTTGCAAAGTGTAGCGGTAGAACAGATCAGGGCACGCCGGTACAAAGTATTGCTGGCCTATGACAGTAAAAACACCAACTGCTCCCTGCCGGAAGTGTTGGAAAAACTGGGCTGCCGGTTAACAACCGTGCATTTCGAGGATTATTCTCCGGAAAGTCTGTCGTCCCTGGTCCTGCAAAATAGTATGGATTTGGCCATTTACCTGAACAGTAATGCCGATCTGGCTGTCTTCATAAGTGATGACGGACAGGTTATCACTGATGAGAATCTGCTGTGCCTGTGGACCTACATTGTTTTTAAATCGGGGCAGAGCAGGATGTTGGGTGTTCCCATAACGGCGCCTTCGATTATTGAACGCATTGCGGAACAATATAACGGTGAAATAGTTCGTACCAGGGCTAACCCCCGTGCCATGATGGAAGTTACCAAGGACAGTCTCTTTCAGCCTTATTTTGACGGGGTATATATGGGTATCAAGTTGATTGAGTTTCTGGCCATGCAGAATAAAAAACTTTCTGAAGTACTACGGGCCATTCCGCAGCCGCACCTGCATAAGCAGTTGGTGCAGTGCCCGTGGGGAGCCAAAGGCACGGTTATGCGCCGTTTAATAGAAGAGATTAAAGGGGAGCAAGTGGAGTTGATAGATGGCATTAAAATTTATCACAAAAACGGCTGGGCCTTGATTCTGCCCGACCACGAGGAACCGGTGTTCCGGGTGCTAAGCGAGGCAAACAATGATAAAACCGCAGAAGAGATTGCCGCAACTTATGCCCATAAAATCGAAAACTACCGGTCGGCGATTTAA
- a CDS encoding 1,4-alpha-glucan branching protein domain-containing protein: MPVAKGYLAMVLHAHLPYVRHLEEDTYLEENWFFEALTESYIPLIDVFDGLIRDNVDFRITISLSPPLICMMTDPMLQHRYLKRLHKLIELAEKEVIRTEGQPEYHRVAQMYLEKFKGIRKTYVDKYRMDLVKAFKQLRDSGKVEIITSCATHGYLPLMLTKQAVRAQVKTAVDLFVSVFGTGPRGIWLPECGFNPGVDEILKEFGIKYFFVDTHGLLYATPRPYYGVHAPLYTPAGVAAFGRDVETSRQVWDMQTGYPGDFYYREFYRDVGYDLDIDYIGPYIFQNRIRIDTGIKYYRITGKTNYKEPYQPDIARDKAAEHAGNFMFNREKQIEHLAANMDREPIIVAPYDAELFGHWWYEGPQWLDFLLRKICYDQDTFKTITPWEYLNKYPNNQVAKLPMSSWGHKGFNEVWLDPANDWIYRHLHQAEERMLELANMFPQAGGLYKRALNQAARELLLAQSSDWAFIMKMQTAVDYAVRRTRDHIAKFNRLYWAIKEERLNEEEISALEAQDSIFSNIDYRMYSHHSSKIIPFPLRTRNIFLRHDRIFMLSWEFPPKTVGGLARHVYDLSRALVRHGQEVHVITCHVPGCKDYEVVEGVHVYRLDHIPGEQEDFLRWVFKMNEAMAEKAAQVIKSVGKFDLIHAHDWLVAHAGKTLKHEFNIPLVATVHATEYGRNHGLHNDMQRYINDVEWGLTYEAWKVICCSKYMAAEIAQIFQLPGDKIRIIPNGVDVANITPAIIEPGFRNKYALPEEKIVYFVGRLVPEKGVQVLLEAVPVVLNQYPNAKFIISGKGPYGDHLKWLADQLGVAGKVFFTGFTDDDTRNKLLHAADVAVFPSLYEPFGIVALEAMAAHTPVIVSETGGLGEVIEHEVDGLKFYPGDFRALAHYIVTLLKDEALAKRLDNNAWDKVTKIYNWDIIARDTMEVYHEILRLARATGYIS; the protein is encoded by the coding sequence ATGCCCGTGGCCAAAGGTTATTTAGCAATGGTTCTTCATGCCCACTTACCTTATGTAAGGCATCTGGAAGAAGATACCTACCTGGAAGAAAACTGGTTTTTTGAAGCCCTTACGGAATCATACATACCATTAATTGATGTTTTTGACGGCTTAATCAGGGATAATGTTGATTTTCGTATTACCATATCTCTTTCACCGCCGTTAATTTGTATGATGACGGATCCTATGCTGCAGCACCGGTATTTAAAACGTTTGCATAAACTGATTGAACTGGCCGAGAAAGAAGTAATAAGAACAGAGGGGCAGCCTGAGTATCACAGGGTTGCCCAAATGTATCTGGAAAAATTTAAGGGCATCCGAAAAACCTATGTTGACAAATATCGGATGGATTTGGTTAAAGCGTTTAAGCAACTGAGGGATTCGGGCAAGGTCGAAATCATTACCAGCTGTGCTACCCATGGTTACCTGCCCCTTATGCTTACCAAGCAGGCTGTACGGGCCCAGGTTAAAACAGCTGTAGACCTATTTGTTTCTGTATTTGGCACAGGACCAAGGGGTATATGGCTGCCGGAATGTGGTTTTAACCCCGGCGTCGATGAGATTCTGAAGGAATTCGGTATCAAGTATTTCTTTGTGGATACCCATGGCCTGCTTTATGCCACGCCCAGACCATATTATGGGGTACATGCGCCTTTGTACACTCCTGCCGGAGTGGCGGCTTTCGGGCGCGATGTGGAAACCTCCCGACAGGTTTGGGATATGCAGACGGGTTACCCGGGAGATTTTTATTACCGGGAATTTTACCGCGATGTTGGCTACGACTTGGATATTGATTATATAGGCCCGTATATTTTTCAAAACCGTATTCGCATAGATACCGGTATTAAATATTACCGGATTACCGGCAAAACAAATTACAAAGAGCCTTATCAGCCGGATATTGCCCGGGATAAAGCGGCTGAACACGCCGGAAATTTTATGTTTAACCGGGAAAAGCAAATTGAACATCTGGCGGCGAACATGGACCGTGAGCCTATCATAGTTGCTCCCTATGACGCGGAACTTTTCGGCCATTGGTGGTACGAAGGTCCGCAGTGGCTGGATTTTCTGCTGAGAAAAATTTGTTACGACCAGGACACTTTCAAAACAATTACTCCCTGGGAATACTTAAATAAATACCCGAACAACCAGGTGGCAAAGCTACCCATGTCCAGTTGGGGACACAAGGGATTTAACGAGGTTTGGCTTGACCCGGCCAACGATTGGATTTACAGGCATCTTCACCAGGCCGAGGAGCGGATGCTGGAACTCGCTAATATGTTCCCGCAGGCGGGCGGCTTATATAAACGGGCTTTAAACCAGGCTGCGAGGGAACTACTGCTGGCTCAAAGCAGCGACTGGGCCTTTATTATGAAAATGCAGACAGCGGTAGATTACGCCGTAAGAAGGACCAGGGACCACATCGCGAAGTTTAACCGTCTTTACTGGGCCATCAAAGAAGAACGCCTCAATGAAGAAGAAATCAGCGCCTTAGAAGCGCAAGACAGTATTTTCAGCAATATAGACTACCGTATGTATTCCCATCACAGCTCAAAAATTATTCCCTTTCCTTTACGCACCAGAAATATATTCCTGCGACACGACAGAATCTTTATGCTGTCCTGGGAATTTCCGCCTAAAACTGTGGGCGGTTTAGCGCGGCATGTTTACGATCTGTCCAGGGCTTTGGTCAGACACGGCCAGGAAGTGCATGTAATTACTTGCCATGTTCCGGGCTGCAAGGATTACGAAGTGGTGGAAGGAGTGCACGTTTACAGGCTTGACCACATTCCCGGCGAACAGGAAGACTTTTTGCGCTGGGTTTTTAAGATGAACGAAGCCATGGCCGAAAAAGCGGCCCAGGTTATAAAGAGTGTTGGCAAGTTTGACTTGATACATGCCCATGACTGGCTGGTAGCCCATGCCGGTAAGACCTTGAAACATGAATTTAATATCCCGCTGGTGGCGACGGTGCATGCTACTGAGTATGGGCGTAATCATGGCCTGCACAATGATATGCAGAGGTATATTAACGATGTGGAATGGGGGTTGACTTACGAGGCCTGGAAGGTAATATGCTGCAGTAAGTACATGGCTGCCGAAATAGCGCAGATATTCCAGTTGCCGGGGGATAAAATAAGGATAATTCCAAATGGCGTAGACGTGGCCAATATAACCCCAGCGATTATAGAGCCGGGTTTTAGAAACAAGTACGCTCTGCCGGAAGAAAAAATCGTCTATTTCGTGGGGCGACTGGTTCCGGAAAAAGGAGTGCAGGTATTGCTGGAAGCCGTTCCTGTTGTGTTAAATCAATATCCAAATGCCAAGTTTATTATTTCCGGCAAAGGACCGTACGGTGACCATCTCAAGTGGCTGGCTGACCAACTGGGGGTTGCCGGTAAAGTGTTTTTTACGGGTTTCACTGATGACGATACGCGGAATAAACTCCTGCACGCTGCTGATGTGGCCGTTTTTCCAAGCCTTTACGAACCTTTCGGCATTGTTGCTCTGGAAGCAATGGCGGCGCACACGCCCGTCATAGTATCGGAAACCGGCGGGCTAGGTGAAGTAATAGAACATGAAGTGGATGGACTGAAATTTTACCCCGGTGATTTCCGGGCTCTGGCCCACTATATAGTAACTCTGTTGAAGGATGAAGCCCTGGCCAAAAGATTAGACAACAATGCCTGGGATAAGGTTACCAAAATTTATAATTGGGATATAATTGCCCGGGATACTATGGAGGTTTACCATGAGATTCTCCGTTTAGCCAGGGCCACCGGTTATATTTCTTAA
- a CDS encoding DUF4912 domain-containing protein, translating to MLSHSTDSYFPHNYNKNHLVLLIRDPYCLFAYWEFSEKQRSVLAEEYNCSWGEVPLIMRVYDVTGINFNGRNAHSYFDIAIHAMADNWYLHHMKANTSYCVDLGVITPDGRFITILRSNTVTTPRDSLADGSGLVWADLLDRSELVKVETLSSYNLFKKVNLESNAQSVP from the coding sequence TTGCTTTCACACAGCACGGACAGTTATTTTCCGCACAATTATAACAAGAATCACTTAGTATTACTAATAAGAGACCCCTATTGTTTATTTGCCTACTGGGAATTTTCCGAAAAGCAGCGCAGTGTTCTGGCTGAGGAATATAACTGTTCCTGGGGAGAAGTCCCGCTCATTATGCGGGTCTACGATGTAACAGGGATCAACTTTAACGGAAGAAATGCTCACAGCTATTTTGATATAGCTATCCATGCAATGGCGGATAACTGGTACCTGCATCATATGAAGGCGAATACTTCTTATTGTGTGGATTTGGGAGTTATTACTCCCGATGGACGCTTTATTACTATATTAAGGTCAAATACTGTGACTACGCCAAGAGATTCTCTGGCCGACGGCAGCGGGTTAGTCTGGGCCGACCTGCTTGACAGGTCAGAATTGGTTAAGGTAGAAACATTGAGCAGCTATAATTTATTCAAAAAAGTTAACCTGGAATCTAACGCGCAATCAGTACCATGA
- a CDS encoding CBASS cGAMP-activated phospholipase — MSKTIKILSIDGGGIRGIIPALILAEIEQRTGKPICQMFDLIAGTSTGGILALGLTRPDDTGQPAYRAEDLVRLYKTEGPVIFSRSVWHRIRAMGSIVEEKYPADGIESVLDRYFGTTRLKDALTEVLVPSYEIERRVPFFFKSRYAKEKPEYDFPMKTVARATSAAPTYFEPVQIITDDGLDYYALIDGGVFANNPALCAYAEAIRMFPGAEDFVLVSLGTGELTRPLPYEEVKGWGLFRWAQPILNVVFDGVSDTIDYQLQQLLPDRNGQKRYYRFQTRLDEGNDDLDDASNTNLRVLQLLAETLIQGQSREIDRLCERLTALKL; from the coding sequence ATGTCCAAAACCATAAAAATCCTGTCCATTGACGGCGGGGGCATCCGGGGCATCATCCCGGCCCTGATTCTGGCTGAAATCGAACAGCGTACCGGTAAACCCATATGTCAGATGTTCGATTTGATTGCCGGCACATCTACCGGCGGCATTTTGGCCCTGGGGCTGACCAGACCTGATGATACGGGGCAGCCGGCTTACCGGGCGGAAGACCTGGTCCGGTTATATAAAACCGAGGGGCCGGTTATTTTTTCCCGGTCCGTATGGCACCGCATCCGGGCTATGGGCAGTATTGTCGAGGAGAAGTATCCGGCTGACGGTATAGAAAGTGTGCTTGACCGGTATTTCGGAACGACCAGGCTGAAGGATGCGCTGACAGAGGTGCTGGTGCCCAGTTATGAAATAGAAAGAAGGGTACCCTTTTTCTTTAAGAGCCGATACGCCAAAGAGAAACCGGAGTACGATTTTCCCATGAAAACTGTGGCCCGGGCTACATCGGCAGCGCCGACCTATTTCGAGCCGGTACAGATTATTACCGATGACGGGCTGGACTATTACGCATTGATTGATGGCGGCGTATTTGCCAATAACCCGGCCCTGTGTGCTTATGCGGAGGCTATCAGGATGTTCCCCGGGGCCGAGGACTTTGTTCTGGTTTCACTGGGCACTGGAGAGCTGACCCGCCCGCTTCCCTACGAAGAGGTAAAGGGATGGGGCCTGTTCCGGTGGGCGCAGCCTATTCTGAACGTGGTTTTTGACGGAGTAAGCGACACCATCGACTACCAGTTGCAGCAGTTGCTGCCAGACAGAAACGGTCAGAAAAGGTACTATCGTTTTCAGACCAGGCTCGACGAGGGCAATGATGACCTGGATGATGCAAGCAATACAAACCTTCGTGTATTGCAGTTGTTGGCGGAAACGCTTATTCAAGGGCAAAGCCGGGAAATAGACCGCCTGTGTGAGCGGTTGACAGCGTTGAAATTATGA